gcctGAAGAATGTTTTCTTACTGGATATAGTTTAATTGATTGCTCATGAAATGTAATGCCAGCCTGGAATTAAACTTGCATCGATGACCAAATCACAGCATGGAAGGACTTTCATCTCTTTGCTACACTGCACATTTCAAAGAAATATGTTCCTCTACTACATTCGTTCTGCAACTATATGCAAatgtttatatgtaaatattttcttgAAGGTGAATGGACGgatcagtggttcccaaccttAACACCTGCTAGATCTTCCTAAAACACCTGGACATAAGTTTGATAAGACATGCATCAACATGCAACAAATCGAAATTTTTATAAGCCACTGGTCAAACCTGGTTAAAGGAAAAGACTGTTCCAGTCTGCAATTTAACCAAAATATGTCACATATTTCCAGGTCTTTTTTAAGGTTTGTACACTTTAAGACAGAACAGATATAAGTATAACTTATCACAGAGTAAATGTGCTCCATTACTGACCCAATGAACCCACTGATGGTTGAGTTCAGTGGGTAGGATCTGGCTTGCAGGAtgcctcctctcttcctccaaTGATGAAtctttttaaacaaagcagaatGGGTCTTTTGTTTAAACTCCTACTTGCTCCAGATACTTGGAATAACCAAGACAAGAGGCACAAACATTCAATGCAAATACTCAACTCTTTGTTGCAACAGAGGAATGCCTTACCAGAGGCCTGACAAAAACgttacatacattttttgcaAGATAAGCATTTTAGCTGTGGGCGAAAATACGGATACAATATgtcaaacaaaataatttatggaatttctttttattttcattttaaatacttaCTGTAACAAAAATTTTGAAAGTCTAACACGaatataattagttttttttgtttgttgcttttaaaactatttacaaaaaagtattttcaagTTTGAAACTGTACAGTCATTGGTCCACAGGGGGGAGAACACGGGGTCAGATAAGTAGTGGAGGCAAGTGGGGTGAAAGGCCACTAGTGTGATACTCAACTAGGGGCTGCTTTGCAACATCAGTGAAGATAACCTTTAGGTCAAAACATCTTCTCTTCATACATCGTGTTCCATAGATGGTTCCCCAACTCAAAGAAATGAACAAACCAATCAAATGTGGGACCCCATCTGTGGAAATCACTGACCACGTCATTTCCCCATATTTCACGtctaaaaactgaaagaaacacagCCAAAATTATCTTTGGAATCCGTTTTAACAAGTTTGCATGGTCATACTTCTTGGGTGTTTCCTTACAGAGATCTTAGGCTTTCTTCATCTTGCCCATGTGAGTGCTGCCATTCTCATAGTGAGCAGAGCCGTTGGTGGTGATGGGGGAAATGTGGTTGACGCCGTTGCCGTTCTCATGGTGTTTCCCATTGGTGTATACGGTTGTGCCATTTGGACACCGTTTAATGTCCTGTTTGGGCAATCGCTTACCCTTCACGTAAGCCTGGACCCAAAAGTTGGAGAAGAGCACGAAGAAGAAGGTTCCATACATCCAGACGAGGTGGATGATCAGAGGGTACTGATAGTCACACCTGTCCATGAAGTAATACTGAGTAACGTGGAGAGATACCAAGACAAACTGAATCTGTTGGGAAGAAATCAGGAGTCAGCCAAGAACTTCATATAAAAAAAGAGGACTTTGTCTTTGGGAACAAACATAGACATGATCATTAGAACTGGACAAAGGTGCATACCAGTTGAATGGCAGTCATATATTTCTTCCACCACAAAAACTTCTGGAAGCGTGGTCCAGCAGCAGAAAGGCCATAGTAGAAATACATGATGACGTGGACGGAAGAATTTATCATGGCGTGGAAAGAACCCATTCCACCTAGGGCAATAATCACAGCACACATCAGACTGACTACGAGCCAAACTACCTCTGACCTTGCAAGAAGTTTAAGAGTGCAGAAGGCACACAGGTTTTACGTGGAGGTTAATCTCTCTAGGTTAATCATTTTCTTATGACTAAACAGAATTCAGGAAACAtagctaacacacacaaagtttcTTGAAGTATTAACCAAACTAAGGACATTCTGACTGCACAGGTCTACTGATATGTAGgattaagtacatttacatttagttgtttgacactttcatccaaagcgactttcagtgaggtacaaggtacaaaggcaaGCAGAGGTCTGGgtagtgatcttaccactacactgtccAGCTGCATTTAGTAAATATGCTTCTCCCCTCTATGTCTTAGTTCatcctttaaaaaacatttcacaagaCAGGATTGTGTTATTGCCTACTGACCAGGTGCATAGCTAACTCCCCACCACCAGGTCCAGGGCATGAAGGAGTGGTGGAAGATGTGCAGGAAGGTGATCTGTCCGTGCTTTTTCCTCAACACAAAGAAGATCTAACAGAGAGGATCTTCAttagttaaaaagaaaactgaattttaaaacacaggttGTGCACCAAGATATCAGGTTAAATGGACTAGACTTACTGTGTCCATGAGTTCAATAATCTTGGAGAACCAGAACAGCCAGGCCACCTGAATCATCTAgtaatggaaaataaacttgAGTCAACAGGAAACCAATATGAGCAAGGACATGGccataaaataatcatttataaCCAATGTGTGAGTAGCAGTGTGCAACTTACTCGAAGGGCTTGAGGACTGTTAGAAGTATCAATTGGATCACATCTCCAGGTATATGTTGTGGCCCATCCAGACATCAAGAactaaaagacaagaaaattgtatttactttttgATTCAGAAAGCAGCACTGTAGGAGCATTTGGGTTTTCAAAATGTGGGTGGGAGGAtcccacaaagagacaaagagcagcTTACTTCATAGACGATGTATATCGACAGGGCTACTAGAGTGAAGTTGTAGACTATCATGGCTTCCTTTAGCTGGAAAGGTTTACGATTGGCCATTATTCGAGGTCCCAGGTACAGTACAAAGAACAAGTAGCACAGCAATATTGTGGTCATTGGAATGGGACTCTGCATCAGTGGATAGTCTTTCAGTCGTGGAtctagagaaaaacaaaacaactttatacaagatacacaaaaaaagaagatctagattttttaaaaatattttctcaagTAAATCACCTACCAAATCCTTCAAGAAGGTAATGATAGATGTCCATGGTGTGTGAATAAGTCTCCTGAAGC
This genomic window from Anabas testudineus chromosome 4, fAnaTes1.2, whole genome shotgun sequence contains:
- the elovl1b gene encoding elongation of very long chain fatty acids protein 1b, translated to MLQETYSHTMDIYHYLLEGFDPRLKDYPLMQSPIPMTTILLCYLFFVLYLGPRIMANRKPFQLKEAMIVYNFTLVALSIYIVYEFLMSGWATTYTWRCDPIDTSNSPQALRMIQVAWLFWFSKIIELMDTIFFVLRKKHGQITFLHIFHHSFMPWTWWWGVSYAPGGMGSFHAMINSSVHVIMYFYYGLSAAGPRFQKFLWWKKYMTAIQLIQFVLVSLHVTQYYFMDRCDYQYPLIIHLVWMYGTFFFVLFSNFWVQAYVKGKRLPKQDIKRCPNGTTVYTNGKHHENGNGVNHISPITTNGSAHYENGSTHMGKMKKA